A segment of the Nerophis lumbriciformis linkage group LG08, RoL_Nlum_v2.1, whole genome shotgun sequence genome:
aaacgagtcttaaacggaaaagaaaactgcagtcattccgtgaagaatattcaaaagcctatccgggaataattatccgttccaaaaagggtgaaaactacgcgaattgcaccttgtgcagacaagatttttcgatcggaggaattagcgatgtaaaagaccacgttgggacaaaaaagcacaagtctaatgccgttgttgtaccgaaatctgttacccatcggaatttgtaactccagggggcgatgttcccatgacgtttgtttgatggttaaacggcaagcccaaagaggagaagaagaacgcttgcgtaaatggcgtaaactatccttaatgctgaaacgtcagttgtcaaaatttcagcattaataataacaatggattcatactataatgaaagtaagtcattgatttccagaatatgtgtaatatattaatgctgaaattctgacaactgacgtttcagcattaaggatagtttacgccatttacgcaagcgttcttcttctcctcctctttgggcttgccgtttaaccatcaaacaaacgccatgggaacatcgccccctggagttacagattccgatgggtaacagattttggtacaagtggaaaactttcaacgtttttcgtcgcccaaacagattctttggatgtgataaatgccaaagttttatttacggaggcaataattgagcaaacaaaaaggtaatgacaccaatgttatctattggaattgtttagtactgttatactgttaaaagtgtttatactatttatgctttcaagtccaagttgaagaaatcttgttaaatgttgacagcataactaccaaaatacagaagtatgtccttaatatttttgcagtgctatttctgttgaaaagttcaaatgattacggtacattagagatgtgatgtgccacttttcaagtgtctgatggcttaaattaattgtcattaatttttcatattttgaattcttttgaaaggcttacaaaaaaactacatttgaattgtaattccatgctattgacaggactgttaattttaatgaagttagcttaccatgtttacagtatgataattgtgatagaaatgtgaattttaggcacagaatattttttacaattgaacaaggcagtagattatacaagcttggacagaaagttaataatgacaccaattttttttaatggaattgtttaaagtgtttatactgtttatactttcaattaacaaattgaagtcttgtgaaaggttgacaggataactggcattaactgtcaaaataatttcaaactattgaagttagcttacagaataaacatgtcaattaacccatatgatttttgctgtaatatttttgttttgaaaagtcactgtgactgatagaaaagtgatggttttagcaacattttaacctgtctgaatgctaataatcattttgcgtcgggggggggcgaagcctgaaccccccaccaggactttgtcctggacctaccggggcctgcaacccctggaccctggctactaggtttttctgatttcaaaagttggcaggtatgtgctgtatcgggacagatccaaaaggactttgagcagaaatatgttgtataggaattaactgTGGGGACTAACGAGATCCTCAGAGACATTATCAGAACATATGCTGGTGAAGGACAATGTCTTATGTGTTTTAGCAAAGcatgtgtttgtcttcttgtgtcctgcagaaCATTTCCATGAGCACCAGAAGTGGACCTCCAGGATGAAGCAGGAGGAGCCTCAACCCCCACAcatcaaagaggaagaggagcAACACCCctcacattttaaaggggaagagGAGGAGCCTCAGCACCCACACATTAAAAAAGAaggggaggaacacagcatcagtcaggaggaaACGCATCTTGATGGACTGGAGGATGTTGGTGTCCCTAAGATGTCCCCATTGACTGGTgtcactgtgaagagtgaagacgaGTTCAAAGGTGATGATAAACATTCTAAAGCTGATCTTTTGACATGTGACACTGACCACACACACTTTCAATGCTgtcactgtgacaaaacttttaatcGCCAACATAATATGAAAAGACACATGAAAATACACTTTCGAGAAAAACACATTACGTGTTCAATAtgtagtaaaggttttacacaaaaaagtgatttgaaaatacacatgagaacacacactgaagaaaaacatatttcctgttcaatctgtggtaaaagttttacacaaaatgctaatctgaaaagacacatgaaaatacacacgggagaaaaacatttttcgtgttcaatctgtggtaaaggtttcacACAAAAAAGTGATTTGGAAACACACACGAGGACACACACCGGAGAAACCCCTTtcatctgttcaatctgtggaaAACGTTTTACACAAAGGCAGTGTTTGCAAGtacacacgagaacacacaccggagaaaCCCCTTTTacctgttcaatctgtagtaaacgTTTTACACAAAATGCGAATCtgaaacgacacatgaaaatacacagcggggaaaaacgtttttcttgttcagtctgtggtaaaggtttcacACAAAAAAGTGATTTGAAAAtacacacgagaacacacactggagagaaacacatttcctgttcaatctgtggtaaacgtTTTACACAAAAAGgtcatttgaaaatacacatgagcaCACATACTGGAGAAAAACtgttttcctgttcaatctgtagtaaaggttttacacaaaatgctaatctgaaaagacacatgaaaaTACACACTGCTGAAAATCCTTTCGCCTGTTCAAAATGCAACAAAAGCTTTTCGGAACAAACAAAGCTTGTACTGCACATGAGAATACACGACGGAGACAAACCTTTCATGtgctctcactgtgacaaaacttttaaataccgCTGCCATCTGAAAAGGCACACAAGaatacacacaggtgaaaaaaaaTGGTTCTGTTCAATTTGTAGTGAGggttttacagaaaataaagatttGCAAAGACACATTAGAacccacactggagaaaaacctttaatTTGCGGTAAAAGATTCTGTGTAAAGCaacatttgaaaagacacacaaGAATACACACTAGTGAAAAACCTTATACCTGTTCAGGGTGCAACAAAAGCTTTTCTCTACGAACAAACCTTctagtacacatgagaatacacaccagagaaaaaaccattcatgtgctcaaTTTGTAATAAAAGATACATTCGGAAGATAGACTTGATAGTACACAAAAGAAGACATACTGGCGAAAAACCTTTTATTTGTTCAGTGTGTGGTAGAGGTTTTGTACAACATCCATATTTGaataaacacatgagaacacacagtggtaaaaaaacaTATTCCTGTTCAAGGTGCAACAAAGGTTTTACTGAACGACAATCACTTGTAAGacacttgagaacacacacaggagagaaagtacCCCGGAGTAAGAaacagtgtgctggtgagaacggCAAATAAAGCTGCAGgattttaaataaactgtcaaaacgCTGACGTTCTAACAACATCACCACACATAACATTATTTGACATAattgtgtgtgtaacacaatcttgttAATATTTCTACCATTTAATAGgagtgtaacagtacacaaacatttcggttcggtacgtacctcggtttagaggtcacggttcggttcatttttggtacagtaagaaaacaacaaaatataaattttttggttatttattcaccaactttgtaaacaatggctatatccttttaacattgggaacactataataattctgccctgttaatcaacattaaactgcctcaagttgttgctcagatgaaataaaatgacaaaacttttcttctacatataaaaagtgcaacattaaacagtttcaagtcaactcatcatgcttaatttattacagcatttgggaagcctgaagTTGATttctattatgtaaatgttatatttttatgatagcagggaccctgccattcaaaactaggctgaaccattactaatgattaatgtaactatagctgaagaaataggagagactattcatccctgaacaccatggagttcatgtaggcttaatgatgcacttacattattatatcaactatcagagacagaaactcttcatttaacataatgtcattttttgctgcttcaacacagctcaatcaacacagaaaagggtaaagtgaaataacaggcagacagggctttgctgtctgtaacacacacagacacatacacgcacacacacacacacacgccgcaaaatgagctaacgttatgctaaaagcgaattagccttcacctcaagccaggactgcgagcaagctgagctgccttttatatttctagaaggttaacgggctcatagtgatattactagtagttgactgggaggtgtttattatcgtttggggagagtccgctgcctgatgcttacctgctaaacgctaaacaTCGACTACATGAGctgtgaatacgcactgctgattggttacacgcacaGCGGTAAccgccaatcagatggttgtgtgggtgggacaatgctgggtgctgtgtagagtactgacagagacaagaggcagaaagcggagcagcttgttaagactttagtttaggcggctacttcatatgttagtgtggaaactcgttcggtacacctccgaaccgaaccgaaaccccggtaccgaaacggttcaatacaaatacacgtaccgttacacccctaccatttATAGAttaaatgtttttagttttgtgtttttaatttagTCAAATTACATGCATTATTCATTATAAGCTCTGTTTCTCCCTACTCGTTTTCGGACAAACGTGTAATTGTAAATACGTGATGTAtacactgtaccgtattttccgcactataaggcgcaccggattattagccgcaccttctatgaattacatatttcataattttgtccaccaataagccgcgcctacgctgcgctaaagtgaatgtcaaaaaaacgctgcgctaaagtgaatgtcaaaaaaacagtcagatagttcagtcaaactttaataatatattgaaaaccagcgttctaacaactctgtcccaaaatgtacgcaaatgtgcaatcacaaacatagtaaaattcaaaatggtgtagagcaatagtaacataatgttgctcgaacgttaatgtcacaacacacaaaataaacatagcgctcaccttctgaagttattcttcattcgtaaatccttcgaattcttcgtcttcggtgtccgaattgaaaagttgcgcaagcgtggtatccaaaatggccggttccgtctcgtcgaagtcatcgggagtcagtgtcgctgttgttctgtgaatcctgccttccggaaagctcggaccacagttgtgaccgaaatatctgcccaggcatttacgatccactggcaaatgttggcgtatgtcgtccggcgctgtctgcccgtcttagtgaaggtgtgttcgccttcggagctgtgtgaaaaaagccacccggcctcttcgcgtaaacttcccttaaccactcgctcatcttttcttcatccatccatcccttcgagttagcttttatgatgacgccggctggaaaggtctcttttggcaaggtcttccttttgaatatcaccatgggtggaagttagcatggcaagctagaaccacagtgaaggatgacttctcattccctgtggtgcgaatattcaccgtacgtgctcccgttccacagtgcggttcacaggaatatcagttgctgtgaaatacggtagtaatccgtgtgcggatggagagattgcgtctttttatgaaccggatccttgtcctttgtaggagccattttgtggtctttacagatgtaaacaggaaatgaaacgtacggtgatatccgcgcgttttttcttcttccgggggcgggtggttgcttaaagcgcttcctgttctatgggggcgggtgctttccttggcggttgcttgcgtagaagaagaagcgcttcctgttctaccgggaaaaaagatggcggctgtttaccgaagttgcgagatcgaaactttatgaaaattaatcgtaataaagcgcaccgggttataaggcgcactgttagcttttgagaaaatttgtggtttttaggtgcgccttatagtgcggaaaatacggtaactgtatgcatgttcaaaataaactaataccAAACAGCAGCAGTATTAAGAGGAGTCCTTTCAAATGTACCTCTAGAAATGTCAATGATGAAGTgaaaaaatagtttaaaagtGTACATATAAATAACTAAATTTCCCAGTAGCTTtgctactttttaaacaagtaaCGATTTCCTTAGCTTAGccatttttagacccatgtagcggttagctaagctacatgctacaaGGGAAAGAGAGAAATGGACTAgtgcaggagtcggcaacccaaaatgttgaaagagccatattggaccaaaaatacaaaaaaaaatctgtctggagccgcaaaaaattaaaaaccttatataagtcttataatgaaggcaacacatgatgtaccgtattttccgcaccataaggcgccctgggttataagccgcgccttcaatgaacggcatatttcaaaactttgtccacctataagccgccccgtgttgtaagccgcatctaactgcgctaaaggaatgtcaaaaaaacagtcaaataggtcagtcaaactttaataatatattaaaaccagcgtgatgtgggcgcgcacggagtcgtatatcaacatggacgaagctgcgtgaaaaaagccacccggcctcttcgcgtaaacttaaacttaccttaaccactcgctcatcttttcttcatccatcccttcgagttagcttttatgatgacgccggctggaaaggtctcttttggcaaggtcttccttttgaatatcaccatgggtggaagtttctggccattagcatggcaagctagaactacagtgaaggatgacttctcattccctgtggtgcgaatattcaccgtacgtgctcccgttgtatccacagtgcggttcacagaaatatcagttgctgtgaaatagtaatccgtgtgcggatggagagattgcgtcttttcatgaaccggatccctgtcgtttagtaggagccattttgtggtctttacagatgtaaacacacaaaggaaatgaaacgtacgtaatatccgcgcgctttttcttcttctacgcgggcgggtggttgcttacagtagaagaagaagcgcttcctgttctatgggggcgggtgcttaccttggcggttgcttgcgtagaagaagaagcgcttcctgttctaccgggaaaaaagatggcggctgtttaccgtagttacgggaccgaaactttatgaaaatgaatcttaatatttatccatatataaagcgcaccgggttataaggcgcactgtcagcttttgagaaaatttgtggtttttaggtgcgccttatagtgcggaaaatacggtaagtgtctatattagctataatacatagatagatagtgctttattgattccttcagtagagttccctcaggaaaatgtaaATACCAGCAGCAGTGTGCAGAATTGAGATcgatttttaaaaagtaaattgtgagaataattgtttctaaattatcacaaaaactttgtgttacattgagggtctggtgtaaggcaagagtaaggctcgtaaaactccactgtgtagagggggggagcaagatgaaggtgttcctgtgttctttcatgtatggtaatcaacagaaatatattgttgtaacccaaggacttcaaagcggggAGAAGACagcatctgcccaatttccagacgacctcttttttaaCCTCCTTTTTTAACTGGTTTAAGAaagtctttttgaactattttatggacctcttttggaactattttacaaactttttttgaactgaccttttctgtgaattgtttacgaccttttctgtgaactgtttgcgacctttgtccgtggccatgtggtcggggagggtccaaaataaaagaaggaggcgtgcaatcttttggcagagcgtgctgagatactgtccaagggtacagtgtacagacgactctcctcaatattgagtccaaattgaattctgtctttgtttaattctttgcctcttgtcttgtttaatagatgtcatcagtgtttgaacctgacataaataatgggggtataaatggaaacaaaatagaaaatataacaataagaataaaaataaaaagcaacaataagaataaaaatataacagtctataatagcctactatcgaaggctgacgcaaatattcgttgacagaaatgttgtattttaattttttaatctacacattgcaacattggaaatctttagtaaaatggagacttctcacaggatgagataacttctggaaattaactggctcagaatggccaaaagtatagatgtgtgtgtccaagtttaaggaaacttcttctaattgatttattacaatctttgcaagctgggtaacttttgctgtagtctggaacaacatggcacacaagcaACTACCGGAAATGCAGCTAATATTATAcgaagataatgtgtcatgagacatgcaaatataaataaataaacagaggacataagtaaaggaaattaaatgagctcaaatatacctacaaacgaggcataatgatgcaatatgtacatacagctagcctaaatagcatgtaagCATCGATTACCTtgtagtcatggattgaccaaatatgtctgataagcactccagcatatcaataaaatcaacaaagctctcctttgtgcattcacacacagcacaaaacatttggtggacaaaatgagacaaagaaggagtggcatacaacacgtctttctgtggcagcgacggagaaagttgtacacgtaaaccaacaacggtgagtttaaggaccgccaaaaattagtaggacaaacggcgctggccaaatactctcatcagtgaggcatgtttaatctAAACATAGGGCTTTCTAACACTTaaaaaggtttgtgtcatgtttgtcctcctac
Coding sequences within it:
- the LOC133611914 gene encoding uncharacterized protein produces the protein MCERSIAEYEEERSSTKQHQLLDAVLKKHQLVLLRTDIHQLIGPQETCLPHLQGGSFTLEDEYPQPPHVKEEGEDQQPPNIKEEREDSQHSHVNEVKEHIQPPYIKKEEGQEEADPTKFPLTAVSVKTEDHEEKPPESSQLHHSPKHFHEHQKWTSRMKQEEPQPPHIKEEEEQHPSHFKGEEEEPQHPHIKKEGEEHSISQEETHLDGLEDVGVPKMSPLTGVTVKSEDEFKGDDKHSKADLLTCDTDHTHFQCCHCDKTFNRQHNMKRHMKIHFREKHITCSICSKGFTQKSDLKIHMRTHTEEKHISCSICGKSFTQNANLKRHMKIHTGEKHFSCSICGKGFTQKSDLETHTRTHTGETPFICSICGKRFTQRQCLQVHTRTHTGETPFTCSICSKRFTQNANLKRHMKIHSGEKRFSCSVCGKGFTQKSDLKIHTRTHTGEKHISCSICGKRFTQKGHLKIHMSTHTGEKLFSCSICSKGFTQNANLKRHMKIHTAENPFACSKCNKSFSEQTKLVLHMRIHDGDKPFMCSHCDKTFKYRCHLKRHTRIHTGEKKWFCSICSEGFTENKDLQRHIRTHTGEKPLICGKRFCVKQHLKRHTRIHTSEKPYTCSGCNKSFSLRTNLLVHMRIHTREKTIHVLNL